Below is a window of Salvelinus fontinalis isolate EN_2023a chromosome 31, ASM2944872v1, whole genome shotgun sequence DNA.
TGGAGTTTATCACAGATGTCAGCTGCTGTTGTTTAGCTCTAACTTATCCCCCCCATCGGTTCCCGAGCTGGTAGAGTGTGTTGTGTTGAATTGTTGTGTGAAGACGTGGTTTGTCTGTGTTATGTTGCAGGTGCTGTCAGGTCTTCTGCAGGCCCCAGCAGAAAGAAGGAGAAGCAGCCTGTGTCATTCATCGTAAGTCCACATTCCACcactcctctctgcctcttctgGGATGGGGGGAGTCTGCGCTGTACACAGTAGGGCACACGTACTGTATCTGCTGTCCTACTCCCGTAGTGTATGGTGGTAGCCGAAAAACTCTAATCATTCCCTTCATCTGCTGCTTCAATTTCTCAGAAGTGAGATGCACCACACTGGGAGGTACGCATTGCCACACATTTCCTCATGTTGAATAGAAACCTGAGTGCGTCTCTTTTTCCCATGATGTTCGCTATCAAAAATatttagtacacacacacagtctttcaAATCACAGAATGAAAAAGAACCCTCCAACATTTGAGCAATCTTGGCTAGACTGCTCGGGAGGATTAttaacgtgcgtgtgtgtgtgcatgtgtgtgtgtcctccacgCCCCTTGGTGTGATAGGAattggaaggacagagagagcacAGATGCAGCGTAAAGAATGCAAAAGGTGGAGTAATTGGGTGGTCTGACTTGGGAGAGGAGCACAaggtcgtcgtcgtcgtcgtcttCGGTTTAAACGTGCTCGCTATTCAAATCGTCTGGCTGCCTGCTAAccttaatgagagagagagagagagatgcactttTAAGGAACCCGACAACACTCAGACGGGTTCTGAAAGGCAAACACAGGCAGACTAGCCCACGTGCTGTCAAGAGTACTGACTGTGTGTTCAAGTCTTAAGGAATACTTATAAACTGTGCTTATAACGGTCTCTCACCCCTGTGTTTCTGTAGGTGGCTCAAGAGAAGGAGAGATCCCACAGCAAAGaaagagagcgggatagagagctCCCCTCCACCATAAGCAGGGCCACAGCACGAAACAGAGCCATCCAACAGAAGAGGGGAGAAATAGAGCAGGTATAGTACCATTCATATTACAGTGGAACAGATTGAGATCGAGAAAGAGAGGGGATGTACAACATTGCCAGCAgcaggtgaggagagaggtgaaggaTTTACAGTAGTGTAAAACACCAAAAACCAGAGattgagagggttagagaggtaacatagaggagagagagataagagggtGTAGGATTATGAGCGGGtgggatgaggagggagagaaagagagaggggattgtggagaggaaagggagatttGATCACTGCAGTGCCAAAACTAATTGAGAAATGGCCAGCTGAAGCTGCCTCGAATTTATCATAATTTGTTTCTTCCTTTTAGCAGCTGAATCAGTTGAATAGGTAATCAGTCATGATCAGAGCCAATACATGGTGATGTTGCACATCCCCGGGTTGTTTACCTCCAATCACTCTTAAGCGCCTATCAGAGTCCAAAATGTGTACGTGTACACACAGCGGTGTTGTAGAATATTAGACCGTTGGTTTTCGTACTTTTTGAATTCTCTGTGCGGCTAAAGCAATTTCTCCAGCTGTCAACACATTGAAATGGATAGAGGACGCGTGTACACGGAGCCACGTTGGACGGGAATTGTGAGGAGGTGTGCATTTGGGCTGTGCGGATGGTGTTCTCAGAGCAGCTATGTCACAATGGGACCCCGGACTGTGGCGTCTCTGCCTCTGTGGACTCTGAATTACGCTTAAGACGGAGCTCCTGTTATTGTCAGGTTGTTTGTCCGTTTTTCTTTCATCATCAATCAGTCATCACATGGGCGTAGTTCGCTTGTCTTTCAATAGGTTTTAAAACACGTGCTGTAATGGATACGTCACAGTTAATGTGACAGAACATCACATGAAGCGTTGTcagtgggaggtgtgtgtgtgtgtgtgtgtgtgtgtgtgtgtgtgtgtgtgtgtgtgtgtgtgtgtgtgtgtgtgtgtgtgtgtgtgtgtgtgtgtgtgtgtgtgtgtgtgtgtgtgtgttgggtgctGTCTCTCCATCCACTCGACTGATGAGAAGTTCACTCTCGCTCCTCACATCTCCATGGTAACTGGAGAAGGTAGGCTCTGTGAGAGAGCAGTCTGGCAACAGGTAGCTGATATACTCGTCCTCTAAAGACACACACaataaatatactttttttgttCTTGTGGGGGTTTAATTGCTTTGCTaaagggcagaatgacagatttttcccATTGTCGGTTCGGGGATTCTAACTAgccacctttcggttactggcccaacgctctaactgctaggTTGCGCATTCATGCACGCAGGCACCAAccaaccctaattgtaaccctaaccttaaaatagcctttgtcctcatgaGATGTGGGGAATGTCCCCAAAAGGGTCGAAGAACCAACCAACATACACCTTTGCATGGTGTGAACAGCTGTCTGTGCATGAGTGCTGCTGCCTTGGACTATTAACCCACTCCGTGGTAATGGCATACACATGACGAGACCTCTTGCCCCAAGCATCTCTCCCagaactatctctctccctctttcccactCTTGCTTTCtaacctctctcttccaccctctcttcACATCCTCTATCTCTAGTGATtatcctctctcttcaccccccctctctatcgCTCCCTCACTCCTATTTCCCGCTCTCCAGTCTTTTGTTTGCCTGCTCCTCTCCTGTGTCTGAGTACTTCCGGTAACGCTGTGAGCTGAGTTTCTTTAGACCATCTGTGCTAAGCTCCTCACTGGATTAGGAGCCACGAAACTACCTCGCACGTGCCATGAACATATGTTTATGCGTGTGCCTGTAAGTGCGCGGTGGTGAAAATGCTGACTGTCTTGTGTTTTTATGCAGGTGTACCGTCAGGACTGTGACACGTTTGGCGTGGTGGTGAAGATGCTGATCGCCAAGGACCCGTCTCTGGAGCTGCCCATCCAGCCGTCCCTGAAGGAGAACCTCGGGGAGATCGGCCTGCGCTGTGTGGAGGCCATGCAACAGTTCATAGAGGAGTATGACACCAGGGAACCATCACCACAGTGACACACACTCCCCTTTTGTCTTAACCTGTGTAAGTGGTGTGCTTGTATaccaaaacatacacacacagtcacatctCACAAAGCTCAGAAATGAAAGTCAATATGGTATACGTGCTGATTGGGTATGTGACATTGCCAATGTTGAATAGCACTAGTCTATGTCATGACTCATGAGCTGGCCTGTCCTAGTGTCCTTGGTCAGTCAGGCCAAAGTCACTCCTGGTGCTCAGCCTTCTGGAAGCTCTGTCTTGACCTGTGATCGTGACTGCTACTGAAACTCAATCATTTATGATGTGTTGTCAACTTTCAACATTTCTCTTGACAATGTGACGGAAGATATAGCTATTGCCCTTGTGCTTCCTACTGAAGTACAGTTAATAAATTCATAACCCTGTGacatattgaaaaaaaaaaaatacatgacaTGATAATTGTACATAGATGAGCTATACTATGTTGATATACAAGGACGATTATATCTAATACAGAGGAAGAATCTATTTATGCACAACTTTTGAATGCTTTCACTGCAATACAATAAATCTGCTCTTAAAAATGATATGGGTGTTTGATTCAGTGTTGTAATGTATAGTGGTATTCCCTAGACCCCCTGATCTGCAAATCACCCCGATCTACCAGTAACTGCAAATTCTCTgtacctcagttggtagaacatggcgcATGCAATGCCAGGATACTGGGTTCGAATCCCGGGACCatctgtatgtaaaatgtatgcatgcatgaatTTAAGTTGCTAAATGGCATAAAATTATATTTACAGTATTAAATCAACCTGATCTTACATATCTTCCCATTACTACCCAATAAAGATGGTCAATATGTGCAGCAGTCAGCTCAGGGCCATCGTATGGAACAtgta
It encodes the following:
- the LOC129830437 gene encoding uncharacterized protein LOC129830437 isoform X2 — its product is MVPDSPRSEEKQPFRRMRSPPRPRITGSFRPRFGGRFCRPRFIRDDHSFRKPRFSFGFQRYHPFTPRTRFNWRDQSGPPQGPTCPNNQYNDQRNMDRSGPARTSTPKEQSSAVRSSAGPSRKKEKQPVSFIVAQEKERSHSKERERDRELPSTISRATARNRAIQQKRGEIEQVYRQDCDTFGVVVKMLIAKDPSLELPIQPSLKENLGEIGLRCVEAMQQFIEEYDTREPSPQ